Proteins encoded within one genomic window of Gadus macrocephalus chromosome 16, ASM3116895v1:
- the LOC132475027 gene encoding integral membrane protein 2C-like, producing MVKITFQSVAGQKGEKDNDGDKTEILIPHPMDDDDELVLPLRPRKSPLNGLCCLTFGLVVFMSGLVLASIYVYRYYFIPHMPEENLFHCRVLYEDSAYAPLLGRQELEENVGIYLDDNYEQITVPVPHFGGSDAADIIHDFHRGLTAYHDIALEKCYVIELNTTIVMPPRNLWELLINVKKGTYLPQTYIIHEEMVVTGKVHNMRQLGPYIYRLCNGRETYRLKRRSVRRRIDKREAKDCHHIRHFENTFVVETVICDDA from the exons ATGGTGAAAATCACCTTCCAGTCGGTCGCGGGGCAGAAGGGCGAAAAGGACAACGATGGCGACAAGACCGAAATTCTCATTCCTCACCCGATG gATGATGACGACGAGCTGGTCCTGCCCCTGCGTCCCAGGAAGTCCCCCCTGAACGGACTATGCTGCCTGACCTTTGGGCTGGTGGTCTTCATGTCCGGCCTTGTGCTGGCCTCCATCTATGTCTACCGCTACTACTTCATACCTCAT atgccaGAGGAGAACCTGTTCCACTGCAGGGTTCTGTACGAGGACTCGGCCTACGCCCCGCTGCTGGGCcgccaggagctggaggagaacgTGGGCATCTACCTAGACGACAACTACGAGCAGATCACTGTGCCCGTGCCCCACTTCGGCGGGAGCGACGCCGCTGACATCATCCACGACTTCCACAGG GGGCTGACTGCCTATCACGATATTGCGCTGGAGAAGTGCTACGTCATTGAGCTGAACACCACCATCGTGATGCCCCCACGCAACCTCTGGGAGCTTCTCATTAACGTcaag AAGGGGACCTACCTGCCCCAGACCTACATCATCCACGAAGAGATGGTGGTGACGGGCAAGGTGCACAACATGCGCCAGCTGGGCCCCTACATCTACCGCCTCTGCAACGGCCGCGAGACCTACCGCCTGAAGCGCCGCTCCGTGCGCAGAC GTATCGACAAGCGTGAGGCCAAGGACTGCCACCACATTCGTCACTTTGAGAACACGTTTGTTGTGGAGACCGTCATTTGTGAcgacgcataa
- the LOC132475026 gene encoding lysophosphatidic acid receptor 4-like — MSSAEEGNMAYAVIFGCIVVLGLPLNAASLWILIQRHRLKSPSAVIMINLALADLLLVLSLPMRVYYYATGTWSLGVFACICISSLFNNNIRASAIFITFIGVDRLLAVVFPLSSRHLRNTTNSWRACGLIWISLVAVSIPESVATSSLMQRCNLTICFHPERSPCFKVQIAPSLNYVHSCFVFTLLAVNCISTSMVSWKLRSHLSDSVQVVNKMNVMLIFAMNLLMFFIFFLPVSLVLSVEEWRVAVEPALCLASMNCCFDPLLYYFSLDSFWKKKEDDKARPNGIYSRS, encoded by the coding sequence ATGTCATCTGCCGAGGAGGGGAACATGGCCTACGCAGTGATTTTTGGGTGCATCGTGGTGCTGGGTTTGCCGCTCAACGCTGCGTCCCTGTGGATCCTGATACAACGCCACCGGCTCAAGTCTCCCAGCGCTGTCATCATGATCAACCTGGCCTTGGCCgacctgctgctggtgctgtccCTGCCAATGAGAGTCTACTACTATGCAACAGGCACCTGGTCCCTCGGGGTTTTCGCCTGCATCTGTATCTCCTCGCTGTTCAATAACAACATCCGTGCCAGCGCCATCTTCATCACCTTCATCGGTGTGGACCGACTGCTGGCTGTGGTGTTCCCTCTGAGTTCCAGGCACCTGCGCAACACCACCAACAGCTGGAGGGCATGTGGCTTGATTTGGATCTCTCTAGTGGCTGTAAGCATCCCAGAGAGCGTCGCGACATCATCGTTGATGCAGCGCTGCAATCTAACGATCTGCTTTCACCCCGAACGCTCCCCCTGTTTTAAGGTGCAGATTGCTCCATCACTGAATTACGTGCATTCTTGTTTCGTGTTCACTTTACTGGCAGTCAATTGTATCTCCACTTCAATGGTGTCCTGGAAATTGCGCAGTCATCTCAGTGACTCTGTTCAGGTGGTCAACAAGATGAATGTAATGCTCATCTTTGCCATgaacttgttgatgtttttcatatttttcttaCCTGTTTCATTGGTACTGAGCGTTGAAGAGTGGAGGGTTGCTGTTGAGCCAGCACTGTGTCTTGCGAGCATGAACTGCTGTTTTGATCCTCTGTTGTATTACTTTTCTTTGGATTCCTTCTGGAAGAAGAAAGAGGATGACAAGGCAAGGCCTAACGGAATCTACAGCCGGTCATGA
- the meis3 gene encoding homeobox protein Meis3 yields MILSLSLSLSLSLSLSLSLSLSLSLSLSQYEDLGHYPGSEAMSLGGYGDAVRSLPPQHYGQTIPDSLKHHRDLIYGHPLFPLLALVFEKCELATCSPRDSVSFSGTSHLPGMTNHSDVCSSDSFNEDIAAFAKQIRSEKPIFSSNPELDNLMIQAIQVLRFHLLELEKVHDLCDNFCHRYITCLKGKMPTDLVMDDREGGSKSDMEDFTGSCTSLSEQNASWLREPDECATTPLGTPGNCGLPSHSTADNCSDTGDGMDVASPSTGEDEESDRDRRNNKKRGIFPKVATNIMRAWLFQHLSHPYPSEEQKKQLSQDTGLTILQVNNWFINARRRIVQPMIDQSNRSGQGGPYSPEGAALGGYGLDGQHLGLRAAGLQGMASLPGEYPGSLLAQQGYPPHPGSSLHPYPGPHPHPAMLLHPPPHTHPSEPLLAQGLDIHAH; encoded by the exons atgatcctctctctctctctctctctctctctctctctctctctctctctctctctctctctctctctctctctctctctctctcagtatgaGGACCTGGGCCATTACCCTGGGTCGGAGGCCATGTCTTTGGGGGGCTACGGGGACGCAGTGAGGTCACTGCCCCCCCAGCACTACGGACAAACCATCCCTGACTCCCTGAAGCATCACAGAGACCTGATCTACGG tcaccCGCTGTTCCCACTGCTGGCTCTAGTGTTTGAGAAGTGTGAGCTAGCCACCTGCTCTCCTCGAGACTCTGTGTCCTTTTCGGGGACCTCCCACCTCCCGGGCATGACCAATCACAGCGACGTGTGCTCCTCCGACTCCTTCAATGAAGACATTGCAGCATTTGCCAAACAG ATTCGTTCTGAGAAGCCCATATTTTCTTCCAACCCAGAGCTGGACAACCTG ATGATTCAGGCGATTCAGGTGCTGCGCTTTCACCTGCTGGAGCTGGAAAAG GTGCACGACTTGTGTGATAATTTCTGCCACCGCTACATCACCTGCCTGAAGGGCAAGATGCCCACGGACCTGGTGATGGACGATCGGGAGGGCGGGTCCAAGTCGGATATGGAGGATTTCACTGGCTCCTGCACCAGTCTGTCAGAGCAG aatgCGTCATGGTTACGGGAGCCTGATGAGTGCGCCACAACTCCTCTTGGAACCCCTGGCAACTGTGGCCTGCCTTCACACAGCACAGCAGACAACTGCAGCGAcacgg gcgACGGTATGGACGTGGCCTCTCCCAGCACAGGGGAGGATGAGGAATCGGACCGCGACAGGAGAAACAACAAGAAGAGAGGGATCTTCCCCAAGGTGGCCACCAACATCATGAGAGCCTGGCTCTTCCAGCACCTATCG caCCCCTATCCATcagaggagcagaagaagcagCTGTCCCAGGACACGGGGCTGACCATCCTACAGGTCAACAACTG GTTCATTAATGCCAGGAGGAGAATAGTCCAGCCCATGATCGACCAATCAAATCGCTCAG GTCAGGGTGGTCCCTACAGCCCAGAAGGAGCAGCTCTTGGGGGCTACGGACTTGACGGACAACACCTGGGTCTCCGTGCAGCAG GTCTCCAGGGCATGGCCTCTCTACCGGGTGAATACCCCGGCTCGCTGCTGGCCCAGCAGGGCTACCCTCCCCACCCCGGCAGTTCCCTGCACCCTTACCCcggcccccacccccatcccgccatgctcctccacccgcctccacacacacacccctctgaaCCACTCCTTGCACAGGGACTGGACATCCACGCACACTAG
- the sirt2 gene encoding NAD-dependent protein deacetylase sirtuin-2: MSDTSEFPQKEEKEDITPEEEQGNQSEDSSEDEASGATEMDFLRNLFSSTLGLGSVEKVLDELNLEGLARYIQSEKCKNIVCMVGAGISTSAGIPDFRSPGTGLYANLQKYNLPYPEAIFQIDYFKKHPEPFFALARELYPGQFKPTVCHYFMKMLKDKGLLRRCYSQNIDTLERVAGLEGDDLIEAHGTFFTSHCVSFSCRKEYNLEWMKEKIFSDDIPKCDKCSSLVKPDIVFFGESLPVRFFTSMKMDFPQCDLLIIMGTSLQVQPFAGLVGRVSKSCPRLLINMEKAGQADPFFGVLDFGGGMDFDSEKAYRDVAHISTCDEGCLALADLLGWKGELEELVNSEHSRIEAEDQQEEASGAASAAAEAGTPPAAPEDKTTDQQTND, translated from the exons ATGTCTGATACTTCAG AATTTCCCCAGAAGGAAGAAAAGGAGGACATCACACCCGAGGAAGAACAAGGG aaccaatcagaagacAGCAGCGAGGACGAGGCCTCCGGGGCGACAGAGA TGGACTTTCTGCGTAACCTCTTCTCCAGCACCCTGGGCCTTGGCTCGGTGGAGAAGGTTCTAGATGAGCTCAACCTGGAAGGGTTGGCGCGTTACATACAGAGTGAAAAAT GTAAAAACATAGTCTGCATGGTGGGAGCAGGGATATCCACCT CGGCTGGGATTCCAGACTTTCGCTCCCCAGGGACTGGTCTCTATGCCAACCTGCAGAAATATAACCTGCCGTATCCAGAGGCCATCTTTCAGATTGACTACTTCAAG AAACATCCTGAGCCATTCTTTGCCCTGGCTCGGGAACTCTACCCAGGACAGTTTAAG CCTACAGTGTGTCACTACTTCATGAAGATGCTGAAGGACAAGGGACTGCTCAGGCGCTGCTATTCACAG AACATCGACACCCTGGAACGGGTGGCCGGTCTGGAGGGAGATGACCTGATCGAGGCTCATGGAACGTTCTTCACCTCCCACTGCGTCAGCTTCTCCTGCCGCAAAGAGTACAACCTGGAGTGGATGAAAG AGAAGATCTTCTCTGACGACATCCCCAAGTGTGACAAGTGTAGCAGTCTGGTCAAGCCAG atatCGTCTTCTTCGGAGAGAGTCTTCCTGTCCGATTTTTCACTTCAATGAAGATG GACTTCCCGCAGTGTgacctcctcatcatcatgggAACGTCCCTGCAGGTCCAGCCTTTCGCCGGTCTAGTGGGCAG AGTTTCCAAGAGCTGCCCCAGACTGCTCATTAACATGGAGAAGGCAGGACAG GCTGACCCGTTCTTTGGGGTGTTAGACTTTGGGGGAGGGATGGACTTTGACTCAGAAAAGGCTTACAG GGATGTAGCTCACATCAGTACGTGTGACGAGGGCTGTCTGGCCCTTGCTGACCTGCTTGGATGGAAG ggtgagctggaggagctggtgaacaGCGAGCACAGCCGTATAGAAGCTGAGGACCAGCAGGAGGAAGCCAGTGGAGCTGCCAGCGCTGCGGCCGAGGCTGGCACACCACCGGCCGCCCCGGAAGACAAGACCACGGACCAGCAAACCAACGATTAA
- the dmac2 gene encoding distal membrane-arm assembly complex protein 2, which yields MFVLYGSRFAFRVNMAAPLVPLQRFCKLASLHVCGRRRLWSSSVATPPSLYKRLLLALTQRFYDVEILLNWRSQLKSQALQKKNAYYHYTQEHYGDNVASAYFILNMHGSFRYAGQSEWFRSDSSGKFSWDFVNQKDSLLEEVDLGHTVINQMGLGNLVGNPLRTLSLRGCHEVDDWALARLHVFQDTLEELDISCCPHITIGGLAALRNLKGLRRLNVSSLPRLGSPGLVIIMLEEMLPLCQVTAKGYDLSLTQLGGN from the exons ATGTTTGTCCTTTACGGCTCTCGGTTTGCTTTCCGAGTCAACATGGCGGCCCCCTTGGTG CCCTTGCAGCGATTCTGTAAACTGGCCTCTCTTCATGTGtgcgggaggaggaggctgtggagTTCCAGTGTGGCGACACCACCATCGCTGTACAAAAGGCTGCTCCTGGCTCTCACACAGCGTTTCTATGACGTTGAGATTCTCCTCAACTGGAGGAGTCAGTTAAAAAGCCAGGCACTGCAAAAAAAGAATGC ATACTACCATTACACCCAGGAGCACTATGGAGATAATGTAGCATCAGCGTACTTCATCCTGAATATGCATGGATCATTTAG GTATGCAGGCCAGTCAGAGTGGTTCCGTTCGGACAGCAGCGGCAAATTCAGCTGGGACTTTGTGAACCAGAAAGACTCCTTGTTGGAGGAAGTAGACTTGGGCCACACAGTTATCAACCAAATGGGGCTGGGAAACTTGG TGGGGAACCCTTTGCGCACTTTGTCGTTACGAGGCTGCCATGAAGTGGACGACTGGGCCCTGGCCAGGCTTCATGTGTTCCAGGACActctggaggagctggacaTCTCCTGCTGTCCGCACATCACAATAGGAGGCCTAGCGGCGCTGAGGAACCTCAA ggggCTGCGTCGCCTGAACGTGTCATCTCTGCCCAGGCTCGGCAGCCCCGGTCTGGTCATCATTATGCTGGAGGAGATGCTGCCGCTTTGCCAAGTCACCGCCAAGGGCTACGACCTCAGCCTCACGCAGCTGGGCGGGAACTAA